In Terriglobia bacterium, a single window of DNA contains:
- a CDS encoding acyl-CoA carboxylase subunit beta: MNLEQKLAELKRRDGLAEAGGGKERQERQHKEGKMSARERIEFLLDEGTFEEFDKMVTHRCTDFGMGDAENKIYGDGFVTGYGRIEGRLVFVFAQDFTVFGGSLSEANAGKIVKIMDTAMKVGAPVIGLNDSGGARIQEGVMSLAGYADIFLRNTLSSGVIPQISAIMGPCAGGAVYSPAITDFILMVDQTSYMFVTGPDVIKTVTHEEVTKDELGGAMTHNETSGVAHFLARNDAECLSMVRELLSFIPSNNLDDPPRRECTDPIDRADAALDTTVPAESNQPYDIKDVITKVVDDAYFFEVHEHYAKNIVIGFARLNGRPVGIIANQPAFLAGVLDINASTKGARFVRFCDAFNIPLITFEDVPGFLPGTKQEYGGIIRHGAKLLFAFAEATVPKITVITRKAYGGAYCVMSSKHIRTDVNYAWPTAEIAVMGPEGAVNIVYKRELESVSGAGKSDKEKAEILAKARNEKIEEFRARFANPYVAAEHGYVDAVIQPRETRKKLIDALEMLQTKRDKNPPKKHGNIPL; the protein is encoded by the coding sequence ATGAACCTGGAACAAAAGCTCGCAGAACTCAAGCGCCGTGACGGACTGGCGGAAGCCGGAGGCGGCAAGGAACGCCAGGAGCGCCAGCACAAAGAAGGCAAGATGTCCGCGCGCGAGCGCATCGAATTCCTCCTCGACGAAGGCACCTTCGAAGAATTCGACAAGATGGTCACCCATCGCTGCACCGACTTCGGCATGGGTGACGCCGAGAACAAGATCTACGGCGACGGCTTTGTCACCGGCTACGGCCGCATCGAGGGCCGGCTGGTCTTCGTCTTCGCCCAGGATTTCACCGTGTTCGGCGGGTCGCTCTCGGAAGCCAACGCCGGCAAGATCGTCAAGATCATGGACACGGCCATGAAAGTGGGCGCGCCGGTGATCGGCCTGAATGATTCCGGCGGCGCGCGCATCCAGGAAGGCGTGATGTCGCTGGCCGGCTACGCTGACATTTTTCTGCGCAACACGTTGTCCAGCGGCGTGATCCCGCAGATCTCCGCCATCATGGGCCCCTGCGCCGGCGGAGCCGTGTACTCGCCCGCCATCACTGACTTCATCCTCATGGTGGACCAGACTTCTTACATGTTCGTTACCGGACCGGACGTGATCAAGACCGTGACCCACGAAGAAGTCACCAAAGACGAGCTGGGTGGCGCCATGACCCACAACGAAACTTCCGGCGTGGCGCATTTTCTCGCGCGCAATGACGCTGAATGCCTGTCCATGGTGCGCGAACTGCTCAGCTTCATCCCGTCCAACAACCTTGACGACCCGCCGCGCCGCGAATGCACTGATCCCATTGACCGCGCTGACGCCGCGCTGGATACCACCGTCCCTGCGGAATCCAACCAGCCGTATGACATCAAGGATGTAATCACCAAGGTGGTTGACGACGCCTACTTCTTCGAGGTGCACGAACACTACGCAAAAAACATCGTCATCGGCTTTGCCCGGCTCAACGGACGTCCCGTGGGCATCATCGCCAACCAGCCGGCATTTCTGGCCGGCGTGCTGGACATCAACGCTTCCACCAAAGGCGCGCGCTTTGTCCGCTTCTGTGACGCCTTCAACATCCCGCTCATCACCTTTGAAGACGTGCCCGGCTTCCTGCCCGGGACCAAGCAGGAATACGGCGGCATCATCCGTCACGGAGCCAAGCTGCTGTTCGCTTTTGCGGAGGCCACCGTGCCCAAGATTACGGTGATCACCCGCAAGGCCTATGGCGGCGCGTACTGCGTTATGTCGTCCAAACACATTCGCACCGACGTCAACTACGCCTGGCCGACGGCGGAAATTGCCGTCATGGGCCCGGAAGGCGCGGTGAACATCGTCTACAAGCGCGAGCTGGAAAGCGTGTCCGGCGCCGGCAAGTCAGACAAAGAGAAAGCTGAGATTCTGGCCAAGGCCCGCAATGAAAAGATTGAGGAATTCCGCGCGCGCTTTGCCAACCCGTACGTCGCCGCCGAACACGGCTACGTGGACGCCGTCATCCAGCCGCGCGAAACCCGCAAGAAGCTCATTGACGCTCTGGAAATGCTGCAGACCAAGCGCGACAAAAACCCGCCCAAGAAGCACGGGAATATACCGCTGTGA